The Octadecabacter arcticus 238 genome contains a region encoding:
- the secY gene encoding preprotein translocase subunit SecY, whose protein sequence is MASAAEQMAANTSWSAFGQAKELRQRILFALGLLVVYRIGTYIPVPGIDSDQLRAFMDEAASGIGGILSMFTGGALARMGIFALGIMPYISASIIVQLLGAMWEPLKQLKKEGDAGRKKLNQYTRYGTVVLATFQAYGMASGLEAGGLVTDPGLYFKIACVITLVGGTMFLMWLGEQITARGIGNGISLIIFVGIIAEVPAALAGFLAQGQETNNWGLVLGVFAMVIVILAFVVFMERSLRKIHIQYPRRQVGMKVFDGGSSHLPIKVNPAGVIPAIFASALLLLPTTLSTFSGGETAGPVMSTLLAYFGPGQPLYLLFFTGMIVFFTYFYTREVAFKTDEVADNLKNQNGFVPGIRPGKRTQEYLDYVVTRILVLGSGYLALVCLLPEILRSQFSIPFYFGGTSVLIIVSVGMDTIQQIQSHLLAHQYEGLIEKSQLRGKRSGKKRSPARK, encoded by the coding sequence ATGGCATCAGCAGCAGAGCAAATGGCCGCAAACACAAGCTGGAGCGCCTTTGGCCAAGCCAAAGAATTGCGCCAACGCATCCTGTTCGCACTCGGTCTTCTCGTCGTGTACCGCATCGGCACATACATCCCCGTTCCTGGCATCGATTCAGACCAGCTGCGGGCGTTTATGGACGAAGCAGCATCAGGTATCGGCGGCATTTTGTCGATGTTCACCGGCGGCGCCCTGGCGCGCATGGGTATCTTTGCCCTGGGAATTATGCCGTATATTTCTGCGTCCATTATCGTGCAGCTACTCGGCGCGATGTGGGAACCGCTCAAGCAACTCAAAAAAGAGGGTGATGCGGGCCGCAAGAAGCTGAACCAATACACTCGTTATGGCACCGTGGTGCTGGCGACATTCCAAGCCTATGGCATGGCCTCCGGCCTTGAGGCTGGCGGCCTTGTCACCGATCCTGGCCTGTACTTCAAAATTGCCTGCGTCATCACGCTTGTGGGCGGCACGATGTTCTTGATGTGGCTGGGTGAACAAATCACCGCACGCGGCATCGGCAACGGCATCTCGCTTATCATTTTCGTCGGTATCATCGCCGAAGTTCCCGCCGCCCTTGCCGGTTTCCTTGCCCAAGGTCAGGAAACAAACAACTGGGGTCTGGTGCTCGGTGTCTTCGCCATGGTTATCGTTATCCTTGCCTTTGTGGTCTTCATGGAACGCAGCTTGCGCAAAATCCACATCCAATATCCGCGCCGTCAGGTCGGTATGAAGGTGTTTGATGGCGGGTCCAGCCACTTGCCGATTAAGGTCAACCCAGCTGGCGTTATTCCTGCGATCTTCGCATCTGCGCTTCTGCTGCTCCCCACGACGTTGTCGACGTTCTCGGGTGGTGAAACGGCCGGACCTGTGATGTCCACGCTGCTCGCATATTTTGGCCCCGGCCAGCCGCTGTACCTGTTGTTTTTCACGGGCATGATCGTGTTCTTTACGTACTTCTACACCCGCGAAGTGGCGTTCAAGACGGACGAAGTTGCCGACAACCTGAAAAACCAAAACGGCTTTGTTCCCGGCATCCGCCCGGGCAAGCGCACGCAGGAATACCTTGATTATGTGGTCACACGCATCTTGGTCCTTGGCTCTGGTTACCTCGCGTTGGTGTGCCTTTTGCCTGAAATTCTGCGCAGCCAGTTTTCCATTCCATTCTACTTCGGCGGAACGTCGGTTCTGATTATTGTCAGCGTGGGGATGGACACGATCCAACAAATCCAGTCTCATCTGCTGGCCCACCAATACGAAGGGCTGATTGAAAAGTCGCAATTGCGCGGTAAGCGCAGCGGCAAAAAGCGGAGCCCTGCGCGCAAATGA
- a CDS encoding adenylate kinase → MNIILLGPPGAGKGTQARKLVDDRDMVQLSTGDMLRAARSSGTAMGKKVAAVMDAGNLVTDDIVIGLIREQLSDTSHAGGFIFDGFPRTLAQADALAELVAEMGQKIDHVVEMAVDDDALVARITARSTCGECGEVYNDNTKPWPADGKCSNCGSTDQTRRADDNEDSLKTRLMAYYKQTSPLVGYYYAKGQLSSVNGLGSMDEVAGEIAGVLD, encoded by the coding sequence ATGAATATTATCCTTCTTGGACCACCCGGTGCTGGCAAAGGCACACAAGCTCGTAAATTGGTCGATGACCGCGATATGGTGCAACTGTCCACTGGTGACATGCTGCGCGCGGCACGCTCGTCTGGTACGGCAATGGGCAAGAAGGTTGCGGCCGTTATGGACGCAGGCAATCTGGTCACTGACGACATCGTCATTGGCCTGATCCGCGAACAGCTGAGCGACACGTCACACGCTGGCGGTTTCATCTTTGACGGTTTCCCACGCACGCTGGCGCAGGCTGACGCCTTGGCTGAATTGGTGGCTGAGATGGGCCAAAAGATCGACCACGTTGTCGAAATGGCCGTTGACGACGACGCACTTGTTGCCCGCATTACAGCCCGCTCCACTTGTGGCGAATGTGGTGAGGTTTATAACGACAACACCAAACCATGGCCCGCCGACGGCAAATGCTCCAACTGTGGCAGCACAGACCAAACACGCCGCGCCGACGACAATGAGGACAGCCTCAAGACCCGCTTGATGGCCTACTACAAACAGACCTCCCCACTGGTCGGCTATTACTACGCCAAAGGTCAGCTGAGTTCGGTGAACGGGCTAGGGTCAATGGACGAGGTTGCTGGCGAAATCGCTGGTGTTCTTGACTGA
- a CDS encoding ATP12 family chaperone protein, whose amino-acid sequence MSNWVAKRFWTDVNVIEIDGGFAVHLDARPVKTPAKAALVVPTRSMADAVAGEWRLVVEKIDPNLMPVTRSANASIDKVATQFGEVATMLAAYGGSDLLCYRAENPEGLVQRQTEGWDPLLDWAHATFGARLVSTVGIMPIEQSEVDLAALAAPLFEASNFELAAFHDLIAMSGSLVIALGVAQGHLTPAEAWTLSRIDETWQAEQWGADDDAAQVAEIKRAAFVHAADFYQMASIHARG is encoded by the coding sequence ATGAGTAACTGGGTCGCAAAACGATTCTGGACTGATGTGAATGTGATCGAGATAGACGGCGGCTTTGCTGTCCATCTCGACGCGCGCCCAGTGAAAACGCCCGCGAAAGCCGCGCTTGTTGTGCCGACCCGCTCCATGGCGGACGCCGTGGCGGGCGAATGGCGTCTGGTGGTTGAAAAGATTGACCCGAACTTGATGCCCGTCACACGATCTGCGAATGCATCGATCGACAAGGTTGCGACACAATTTGGCGAAGTTGCTACCATGCTGGCCGCTTACGGTGGCAGTGATTTGCTGTGTTACCGCGCCGAAAACCCCGAGGGCTTGGTTCAGCGCCAAACTGAGGGCTGGGATCCTCTGCTGGATTGGGCGCATGCCACGTTCGGGGCGCGCTTGGTGTCGACAGTAGGAATCATGCCAATCGAGCAGAGCGAAGTTGACCTGGCGGCCCTTGCTGCTCCGCTGTTTGAAGCAAGCAACTTTGAATTGGCCGCATTTCACGACCTGATCGCCATGTCGGGATCTCTAGTGATCGCGCTTGGGGTGGCACAAGGCCACCTTACGCCAGCAGAGGCTTGGACACTGTCACGGATTGACGAGACATGGCAGGCGGAACAATGGGGGGCAGATGATGACGCGGCCCAAGTTGCTGAAATAAAACGGGCAGCGTTTGTCCATGCCGCTGATTTCTACCAGATGGCCAGTATTCACGCTCGCGGGTGA
- the rpmD gene encoding 50S ribosomal protein L30 translates to MAKTIVVKQIGSPIRRPKDQKQTLIGLGLNKMHKTRELEDTPSVRGMVAKISHMVEIIEEKG, encoded by the coding sequence ATGGCTAAAACAATCGTCGTAAAACAGATCGGCTCCCCGATCCGTCGCCCAAAAGACCAAAAGCAAACGCTCATCGGTCTGGGTCTTAACAAGATGCACAAAACACGTGAACTGGAAGACACTCCTTCCGTTCGTGGCATGGTCGCTAAGATCTCCCACATGGTGGAGATCATCGAAGAGAAGGGCTAA
- the rplO gene encoding 50S ribosomal protein L15, producing MVKLNELHDNPGATKPRKRVGRGPGSGMGKMGGRGIKGQKSRSGVAIKGFEGGQMPLYQRLPKRGFTKPNRKKFSVVNLGLIQKFIDEKKLDTTITEDTLIASGLIRRKLDGIRVLAKGVITSKITIDVTGASAGAIEAVEKAGGKLTVTAKTVAE from the coding sequence ATGGTTAAACTTAATGAACTTCACGACAATCCTGGTGCCACGAAACCACGCAAGCGCGTTGGCCGTGGTCCGGGTTCCGGCATGGGTAAAATGGGTGGCCGCGGTATCAAAGGTCAGAAATCCCGTTCCGGTGTGGCGATCAAGGGCTTCGAGGGCGGTCAAATGCCTTTGTACCAACGTCTGCCAAAGCGCGGCTTTACCAAGCCGAACCGCAAAAAATTCTCCGTTGTGAACCTTGGTCTGATCCAAAAGTTCATCGACGAAAAGAAACTGGACACAACGATCACCGAAGACACGCTGATCGCATCCGGCCTGATCCGTCGCAAACTGGACGGTATTCGCGTTCTTGCTAAGGGCGTAATCACCTCCAAGATCACGATTGACGTCACTGGCGCTTCCGCAGGCGCTATTGAAGCTGTCGAAAAAGCTGGCGGTAAACTGACGGTCACAGCTAAGACAGTTGCTGAATAA
- the rpsE gene encoding 30S ribosomal protein S5 gives MAREPNQRGGNRRDENPEFQDRLVAINRVSKTVKGGKRFGFAALVVVGDQKGRVGFGKGKAKEVPEAIRKATEQAKRQMIRVQLREGRTLHHDMEGRHGAGKVVMRSAPQGSGIIAGGPMRAVFEMLGIQDVVAKSIGSSNPYNMIRATMDGLKKESSPRSVAQRRGKKVADILPKRDDAPVADVAAEAEEA, from the coding sequence ATGGCTCGTGAACCAAATCAACGCGGCGGTAATCGTCGTGACGAAAACCCAGAATTTCAAGATCGCCTCGTAGCGATCAACCGTGTGTCCAAAACCGTTAAGGGTGGTAAGCGTTTCGGCTTCGCAGCTCTCGTGGTTGTAGGCGATCAAAAAGGCCGTGTCGGTTTCGGCAAAGGTAAAGCCAAGGAAGTTCCTGAGGCGATCCGCAAAGCGACCGAGCAGGCCAAACGCCAGATGATCCGCGTTCAGCTTCGCGAAGGCCGCACATTGCACCATGACATGGAAGGCCGCCACGGCGCCGGTAAAGTTGTCATGCGTTCCGCACCACAAGGTTCCGGTATCATCGCCGGTGGCCCAATGCGTGCCGTGTTCGAAATGCTTGGCATTCAGGACGTGGTTGCGAAATCCATTGGCTCGTCCAACCCATATAACATGATCCGCGCCACGATGGACGGCCTCAAGAAAGAGTCTTCGCCTCGTTCCGTTGCCCAACGTCGCGGTAAAAAAGTTGCTGACATTCTGCCCAAGCGCGACGATGCGCCCGTAGCCGACGTCGCAGCTGAAGCTGAGGAGGCCTAA
- the crcB gene encoding fluoride efflux transporter CrcB translates to MIPTVLQVAFGGAIGTAARYGMGVAWFRPSAGFPVGVLAVNVAGSFLMGLIVVYLGQKMLSHFNPFLMTGVLGGFTTFSAFSLEAYTLFERGAVGHAATYVALSVILSITALVAGIFIMRGLLA, encoded by the coding sequence ATGATACCAACCGTCCTCCAAGTCGCCTTTGGCGGTGCCATTGGCACTGCAGCCCGCTACGGCATGGGCGTGGCGTGGTTTCGCCCTAGCGCTGGATTTCCGGTTGGCGTTTTGGCGGTCAATGTCGCGGGGTCTTTCCTGATGGGCCTGATCGTCGTCTATCTGGGGCAAAAGATGCTCAGTCATTTTAACCCGTTCTTGATGACTGGGGTTTTGGGTGGCTTCACGACGTTCTCGGCGTTCTCGCTCGAGGCGTATACCCTGTTCGAACGGGGCGCGGTCGGCCACGCCGCCACCTATGTCGCCCTGTCGGTCATCCTATCCATCACCGCGCTTGTCGCGGGTATATTTATTATGAGAGGACTGCTGGCATGA
- the rplF gene encoding 50S ribosomal protein L6, with protein MSRIGKKSVGLPDGVTALVSGQSIEVKGPKGTRSFKATDDVTLSVEEGSVSVVPRGKSKRARQQWGMSRTRIQNLVTGVTAGFKKELEIQGVGYRAQIQGNVLKLNLGYSHDVDFIVPEGVTVTAPKLTQIIVEGIDEQQVGQVAANIREWRKPEPYKGKGIRYAGEYVFRKEGKR; from the coding sequence ATGTCTCGTATTGGTAAAAAATCGGTTGGTCTTCCTGATGGCGTAACTGCCTTGGTGTCCGGCCAATCTATCGAAGTAAAAGGCCCTAAAGGGACCCGTAGCTTCAAAGCGACTGACGACGTCACGTTGTCCGTCGAAGAAGGATCCGTTTCTGTAGTGCCGCGTGGCAAGTCCAAGCGCGCACGTCAGCAATGGGGTATGTCACGCACGCGGATTCAAAATCTCGTCACTGGCGTCACCGCTGGTTTCAAGAAAGAGCTTGAAATTCAGGGCGTTGGTTACCGCGCTCAGATTCAGGGCAACGTCTTGAAACTGAACCTTGGCTACAGCCACGATGTTGATTTCATCGTTCCTGAAGGTGTCACCGTTACGGCACCGAAGCTGACCCAGATTATCGTCGAGGGTATCGACGAACAACAGGTCGGTCAGGTTGCGGCGAACATCCGCGAGTGGCGTAAGCCAGAGCCCTATAAGGGCAAAGGCATCCGGTATGCGGGCGAATACGTCTTCCGCAAAGAAGGCAAAAGGTAA
- a CDS encoding threonine ammonia-lyase, protein MTLTPALIHQTYAAIRDATIRTPTIQAARLSLQLGIDLHLKLENLQHTNAFKARGALAKLLTLTEAQKKAGVIACSAGNHAQGVAYHATRLGIASTIVMPEGTPFNKLKRTEDFGATVIQHGVGFDDSVQLTLDLAARDGLTFIHPFDDPVVAAGQGSVALEMLEDLPDLDVIVVPVGGGGLIAGMAVAAKSVKPDVLIIGAQAAIFDAVKAQFDGTATHFAGATLAEGIAVKAPSAANIATIKQHVTRIDTATEAEIEDAVFDLLSAEKLVAEGAPGAGLAVIKNNLDAYKGKKVGLVICGGNIDSRLLSTLILRGLVRDGRITRLTFEIDDTPGQLATISRIISEAGANVVEVIHQRMMQSVSLKQAELDVVIEARDMGHVRGIVETLRGQGFSVKTDSGV, encoded by the coding sequence GTGACCCTCACCCCCGCCCTTATCCATCAGACCTACGCCGCGATCCGCGACGCCACGATCCGCACGCCAACGATCCAAGCCGCGCGCCTGTCGCTACAATTGGGCATCGATCTGCATCTCAAGCTCGAAAATCTGCAACACACAAACGCATTCAAAGCACGCGGTGCGCTGGCCAAATTGCTGACCCTCACAGAGGCCCAAAAAAAGGCGGGTGTCATCGCTTGTAGCGCGGGCAACCACGCCCAAGGCGTCGCTTACCACGCCACCCGTCTGGGCATCGCATCCACTATCGTCATGCCCGAAGGCACCCCGTTTAATAAGCTAAAACGCACCGAAGATTTCGGTGCTACCGTCATCCAACACGGGGTCGGCTTTGATGACAGCGTGCAGTTGACCCTCGACCTTGCCGCGCGCGACGGGCTGACGTTCATTCATCCGTTCGACGATCCCGTCGTCGCGGCAGGGCAGGGCAGCGTCGCGCTTGAAATGCTCGAAGACCTGCCCGATCTTGACGTGATCGTCGTGCCCGTTGGCGGTGGCGGCTTGATTGCGGGCATGGCTGTGGCCGCCAAATCCGTCAAACCCGACGTCCTGATCATCGGCGCACAAGCCGCGATCTTTGACGCGGTAAAGGCCCAATTTGATGGCACTGCCACGCACTTCGCAGGCGCAACCCTCGCCGAGGGCATCGCCGTCAAAGCGCCAAGTGCAGCCAATATTGCGACCATCAAACAGCACGTCACCCGCATCGACACCGCCACAGAGGCCGAGATCGAGGATGCGGTCTTCGATCTTCTCTCAGCCGAGAAACTCGTCGCCGAAGGCGCACCGGGGGCAGGGCTTGCGGTGATCAAAAACAACCTCGACGCTTACAAAGGCAAAAAGGTCGGGTTGGTCATCTGCGGCGGCAACATCGACAGCCGCCTGCTCTCAACCCTGATCCTGCGCGGCCTCGTGCGCGACGGCCGCATCACCCGCCTGACATTCGAGATTGACGACACTCCCGGCCAACTCGCCACCATCAGCCGCATCATCAGCGAAGCGGGCGCCAACGTCGTCGAAGTCATCCACCAACGCATGATGCAATCGGTATCCCTGAAACAAGCGGAGTTGGACGTTGTCATAGAGGCACGCGACATGGGCCACGTGCGCGGGATTGTCGAAACTCTGCGTGGGCAGGGCTTCAGCGTGAAAACGGATAGTGGGGTTTGA
- the rpsM gene encoding 30S ribosomal protein S13 → MARIAGVNIPTAKRVPIALTYITGIGNTSAQAICEAVSIDVARRVNELSDAEVLAIREHIDANYQVEGDLRREVQMNIKRAMDLGSYRGLRHRRNLPVRGQRTSTNARTRKGPAKAIAGKKK, encoded by the coding sequence GTGGCACGTATTGCCGGCGTAAACATCCCGACTGCAAAGCGGGTTCCAATCGCCCTTACCTACATCACCGGAATCGGAAACACCTCCGCGCAGGCTATCTGCGAGGCTGTTAGCATTGACGTTGCCCGTCGTGTTAACGAATTGTCCGACGCCGAAGTTCTCGCCATCCGCGAGCACATTGACGCAAACTATCAGGTCGAAGGTGACCTGCGCCGTGAAGTTCAGATGAACATCAAGCGCGCAATGGACCTCGGCTCATATCGTGGCCTGCGTCACCGCCGTAACCTGCCCGTTCGCGGTCAGCGTACATCCACAAACGCACGTACTCGCAAGGGCCCCGCTAAGGCCATTGCTGGTAAGAAGAAATAA
- the rpsH gene encoding 30S ribosomal protein S8: MNDPIGDMLTRIRNGQMRGKSMVATPASKLRGWVLDVLADEGYIRGYEASKTPEGHPAFEISLKYYEGTPVIREVKRVSTPGRRVYMGVDDIPTVRQGLGVSIVSTPRGVMSDASARAANVGGEVLCTVF, from the coding sequence ATGAACGATCCTATCGGCGATATGCTGACACGCATCCGGAACGGCCAAATGCGCGGAAAGTCAATGGTGGCAACACCAGCGTCTAAACTGCGCGGCTGGGTACTCGATGTGCTGGCAGACGAAGGCTATATTCGTGGCTACGAAGCCTCGAAGACACCCGAAGGCCACCCGGCCTTCGAGATCAGCTTGAAGTATTACGAAGGCACTCCTGTCATTCGCGAAGTGAAACGGGTTTCTACTCCCGGTCGTCGCGTTTACATGGGCGTCGATGACATCCCAACAGTCCGTCAGGGCCTCGGTGTGTCGATTGTCTCCACCCCACGGGGTGTGATGTCGGACGCGTCAGCACGGGCGGCCAATGTTGGCGGCGAAGTGCTTTGCACCGTATTCTAA
- the rplQ gene encoding 50S ribosomal protein L17, producing the protein MRHARGYRRLNRTHEHRKALWANMAGSLIEHEQIKTTLPKAKELKPIIEKMITLAKRGDLHARRQANAQLKQDQYVAKLFDILGPRYKDRQGGYVRVLRAGFRYGDMAPMAIIEFVDRDVDAKGKGDKARTAAEEANA; encoded by the coding sequence ATGCGTCACGCACGAGGCTATCGCCGCCTGAACCGGACCCACGAACACCGCAAGGCGCTCTGGGCTAACATGGCTGGCTCGCTCATCGAACATGAGCAAATCAAAACAACTTTGCCGAAGGCAAAAGAACTGAAGCCGATCATCGAAAAGATGATTACTTTGGCAAAACGCGGCGACCTGCACGCCCGTCGTCAGGCTAATGCTCAGCTCAAGCAAGACCAGTATGTCGCGAAATTGTTCGACATCCTTGGACCACGCTACAAAGACCGCCAAGGTGGTTATGTCCGTGTTTTGCGTGCGGGATTCCGCTACGGTGACATGGCGCCAATGGCGATTATTGAATTCGTAGACCGCGACGTTGATGCCAAAGGCAAAGGCGACAAAGCCCGCACCGCAGCTGAAGAAGCTAACGCGTAA
- a CDS encoding replication-associated recombination protein A: MADLFDTGASVPNTAPRPLADRLRPKSLDEVIGQEQVLGPDAPLGVMLSSGSLSSLIFWGPPGVGKTTIARLLADETDLHFIQISAIFTGMPDLRKVFEAAKMRRANGKGTLLFVDEIHRFNKAQQDGFLPHMEDGTILLVGATTENPSFELNSAVLSRSQVLILERLSLADLERMAQRAEKDLGRKLPLDGPARENLLEMADGDGRALLNLIEQIAAWKVDGKLDTDALSTRLMKRAPRYDKSGDEHYNLISALHKSVRGSDPDAALYWFARMLKGGEDPRFLARRITRMAVEDIGLADPQAQHICLQAWQTFERLGSPEGELALAQALTYLALAPKSNAIYAAYKNAMAAAAKTGSEPPPKHILNAPTSLMKDIGYGDGYAYDHDADDAFSGANYFPDGMKRGVYYNPVDRGFERDLKKRVDYFAKLRATRNG; the protein is encoded by the coding sequence ATGGCTGATCTTTTTGACACTGGGGCCTCTGTCCCCAACACCGCGCCCCGCCCGCTTGCAGACCGGCTGCGGCCCAAATCATTGGATGAGGTGATTGGCCAAGAACAAGTTCTCGGCCCCGACGCGCCGCTCGGTGTGATGCTGTCCTCCGGGTCGTTGTCATCGCTGATTTTTTGGGGGCCGCCGGGGGTTGGTAAAACCACCATTGCGCGGCTTCTGGCGGATGAAACTGATCTGCATTTCATCCAGATCAGCGCAATCTTCACCGGAATGCCGGACCTGCGAAAAGTATTTGAAGCCGCAAAAATGCGCCGTGCAAATGGCAAAGGCACGCTTCTGTTCGTCGACGAAATCCACCGTTTCAACAAGGCGCAACAGGACGGGTTTCTGCCGCACATGGAAGACGGGACCATTCTTCTGGTCGGCGCCACCACAGAAAATCCCAGCTTTGAGCTGAACTCAGCTGTTCTGTCACGTTCACAAGTCCTTATTTTAGAACGACTTTCCCTTGCTGATCTGGAACGTATGGCGCAACGCGCGGAAAAAGACCTCGGCCGCAAACTCCCCCTCGACGGACCTGCGCGCGAAAATCTTTTGGAAATGGCGGACGGGGACGGGCGCGCACTGCTCAATCTGATCGAACAGATCGCCGCGTGGAAAGTTGACGGAAAGCTCGACACGGACGCCTTGTCGACCCGTCTGATGAAACGCGCCCCGCGGTATGATAAATCTGGCGACGAGCATTACAACCTGATTTCTGCTTTGCATAAATCCGTGCGTGGGTCCGATCCTGACGCGGCTCTTTATTGGTTCGCACGAATGCTGAAAGGCGGCGAGGACCCTCGGTTTCTTGCGCGCCGCATCACCCGTATGGCAGTTGAAGACATCGGGCTGGCCGACCCGCAAGCGCAGCACATTTGCCTGCAAGCATGGCAAACCTTTGAGCGCCTTGGCTCCCCTGAGGGGGAGCTCGCACTCGCGCAGGCGCTCACCTATCTTGCGCTCGCGCCGAAATCCAACGCTATCTATGCGGCCTACAAAAATGCAATGGCGGCCGCCGCCAAGACCGGCAGCGAACCGCCGCCTAAACATATCCTCAATGCGCCGACGTCATTGATGAAAGACATCGGATACGGCGACGGATACGCCTATGATCACGACGCCGATGACGCGTTCAGCGGGGCGAACTACTTCCCCGACGGAATGAAGCGTGGCGTGTATTACAACCCCGTGGATCGCGGCTTTGAACGTGACTTAAAGAAGCGCGTTGACTACTTTGCAAAGCTGCGTGCCACGCGGAACGGTTGA
- a CDS encoding DNA-directed RNA polymerase subunit alpha produces the protein MIHKNWAELIKPTQLDVKPGNDPSRQATVVAEPLERGFGLTLGNALRRILMSSLQGAAITAVQIDNVLHEFSSISGVREDVTDVVLNLKGVAIRMEVEGPKRLQVQAKGPGVVTAGDISESAGIEILNKDHVLCHLDEGAELYMELTVNTGKGYVAAEKNKPEDAPIGMMAIDAIYSPVKKVSYDVQPTREGQVLDYDKLTMKVETDGSITPDDAVAFAARILQDQLSIFVNFDEPESAQAANDDDGLEFNPLLLKKVDELELSVRSANCLKNDNIVYIGDLIQKTEAEMLRTPNFGRKSLNEIKEVLSGMGLHLGMDVEDWPPDNIEDLAKKFEDSF, from the coding sequence ATGATCCACAAAAACTGGGCTGAACTAATCAAGCCGACACAATTAGACGTGAAGCCGGGTAATGACCCGTCACGTCAGGCAACGGTTGTTGCTGAGCCGCTTGAGCGTGGCTTCGGCCTAACACTCGGCAACGCTTTGCGCCGCATCTTGATGAGCTCGCTTCAGGGCGCTGCCATCACCGCCGTTCAGATCGACAACGTTCTGCACGAATTCTCCAGCATCTCTGGCGTTCGCGAAGACGTCACCGACGTGGTTTTGAACCTCAAAGGTGTTGCGATCCGCATGGAAGTCGAAGGCCCGAAGCGTTTGCAAGTGCAAGCCAAAGGCCCCGGCGTTGTTACGGCTGGCGACATTTCCGAATCAGCTGGTATCGAAATCCTCAACAAGGACCACGTGTTGTGTCACCTTGATGAAGGCGCAGAACTCTACATGGAACTGACGGTTAACACCGGCAAGGGCTATGTGGCAGCAGAAAAGAATAAGCCCGAAGATGCGCCCATCGGTATGATGGCCATCGACGCGATTTATTCGCCGGTCAAGAAAGTCAGCTATGACGTGCAGCCGACCCGCGAAGGTCAGGTGCTCGACTATGATAAGCTGACGATGAAAGTCGAAACAGACGGGTCCATCACGCCGGACGACGCCGTGGCATTTGCTGCGCGTATCCTGCAGGACCAACTGTCCATCTTCGTGAACTTCGATGAGCCTGAGTCGGCCCAAGCTGCGAACGATGACGATGGTCTGGAATTCAACCCGCTCCTCCTCAAGAAGGTCGACGAGTTGGAATTGTCTGTGCGTTCCGCGAACTGCCTTAAGAACGACAATATAGTTTACATCGGCGATCTCATTCAGAAGACCGAAGCAGAGATGCTGCGTACACCGAACTTCGGTCGCAAGTCGCTTAACGAGATCAAAGAAGTGCTTTCGGGCATGGGCTTGCACCTCGGCATGGACGTGGAAGACTGGCCACCGGACAACATCGAAGATCTTGCGAAGAAATTCGAAGACTCGTTCTGA
- the rplR gene encoding 50S ribosomal protein L18, with protein MANTKRQLFIKRRMRVRNKLRKVNAGRPRLSVHRSNKNISVQLIDDVNGVTLASASSLEKDLGIVGQNNVEAAAKVGATIAERAKKAGVSEAYFDRGGFLFHGKVKALAEAAREAGLKI; from the coding sequence ATGGCAAACACAAAACGACAGTTGTTCATCAAACGCCGTATGCGCGTTCGGAACAAGCTTCGCAAAGTGAACGCAGGACGCCCGCGTCTGTCCGTTCACCGCTCCAACAAGAACATCAGCGTGCAGTTGATCGACGATGTGAACGGCGTAACTCTTGCCTCAGCGTCTTCTCTCGAGAAGGATCTGGGCATCGTTGGTCAGAACAACGTCGAAGCAGCAGCCAAAGTTGGCGCTACGATCGCAGAACGTGCGAAAAAGGCCGGCGTGTCCGAAGCCTACTTCGACCGTGGCGGTTTCTTGTTCCACGGCAAAGTGAAGGCCTTGGCCGAAGCTGCGCGTGAAGCTGGCTTGAAGATCTAA
- the rpsK gene encoding 30S ribosomal protein S11: protein MARDPKRTKKKVSKNIAAGVAHVNSSFNNTTILISDVQGNAIAWSSAGTMGFKGSRKSTPYAAQMAAEDVAKKAQEHGVKTLEVEVQGPGSGRESALRALAAAGLNVTSIRDVTPMAHNGCRPPKRRRV from the coding sequence ATGGCACGCGATCCTAAACGCACCAAGAAGAAGGTCTCCAAGAACATCGCCGCAGGCGTTGCTCACGTGAATTCTTCGTTCAACAACACAACAATCCTGATTTCCGACGTACAGGGCAACGCGATCGCATGGTCGTCTGCTGGCACGATGGGTTTCAAGGGTTCACGTAAATCCACACCTTACGCAGCACAGATGGCTGCGGAAGATGTCGCCAAAAAAGCACAAGAACACGGCGTTAAGACGCTGGAAGTCGAAGTGCAGGGTCCCGGCTCCGGTCGTGAATCCGCATTGCGCGCATTGGCAGCCGCTGGGCTGAACGTTACGTCCATCCGTGACGTAACGCCAATGGCTCACAACGGCTGTCGCCCACCAAAGCGCCGCCGCGTCTAA